The Oncorhynchus nerka isolate Pitt River linkage group LG15, Oner_Uvic_2.0, whole genome shotgun sequence genome contains the following window.
aaaatgtggaaaaagtaaaggggtctgaatactttcagaatgcactgtatgtttgaggcaaatccaatacaacacattactgagtaccactgtccatattttcaagcataggggTGGCTGCATgatgttatgtgtatgcttgtaatcgttaaggactggggtaTTTTTCAtgataaaaaagaaacggaatggagataaagcacaggtaaaatcctagtggaaaaccaggtttagtctgctttccaccagacactgggaaattaattcacctttcagcaggacaattatctaaaacacaaggccaaatctacactggagttgcttacctagAAGACCGTGAACGTTCCTGAGTggtcaagttacagttttgacttaaatctatgacaagacctgaaaatggttgtttaATAATGATTAACAACCAATTTGCCAGAGTAGATTTAtgagtagatgggtgagattattattattttttttatccatttagaattcagactgtaacacaacaaaatgtggaataagtcaatgggtatgaatactttccgaaggcaccgtgtatatatatatatatatatatatatatatatacggtatAACTTATTTAAaatacaataatatatatatatatatatatatatatatcattgtatttttattttgtattttttaaataagtTATACTATTTTGATATTCATTGATTACTGCACTTTTGGGTAGAGCTTGcaagttaagcatttcactgtacttgtggaTGTGACAATAAAACTTGAACTTCACTGCCATTAACAACAAATACTGATGCCACTGACATCATTCACACCTAGCATGAAGTCGGCTCCGTAGAGTTCAAAGCTCCCTCGGCGTGACTCCACCAGGTCTTGGGCAGTCTGCAGGGCGTGGACCACAGCCTTCTTCATCCCTGggaccaccacagaccaccactgtGCTGCTCGGCCCTGTCCAGACAGGAAGGCCCGGAACTGGTCACATGACCACATGTTGTCCTCAGGCACCTCTGGGTGACGCTGCTGGGAGGGCTGAAAGTGCTTCTGTATGGAGTTGTTACACAGGTGGATAGAACTGGAAGAAGGGGGATATAGAGGGGAACAAGAGAGATAAGACCATAGGAAAAAATGAGGAACAAGGTGAAATGTGGAATCAACATGGTAAAATGCCAATAACAACAGGGTAAAAATGTCCCGCTTACCTGTCCAGTGTCTCAACTGAGTATGGCTGGGTGGAGAAGCGTAGGTAGCACTTCTTATAAAACCAGACAGTGAGAGGGTTCCAGTCAGTCACCAGGAACCACTGGCGGAGGTCAAACTTGGTGCCGTGGACCAGCAGGGGGCGCTCCAGGTACTTCTGCACCACCCACTTACTGTCCTTGATCAGGGCTGGGTCACTGTCCACCAGCCTCAGGATGTCATCCAGCCGCTTGGCACACATGATGCCTGCACAGGGGGAGGGACATGGAAGAGACACAAAAACAAAGTTAGTGTAGGCCTACACAATAAGCAGCATTAAATAAATATTATAGGTAAATACAGCATGAGGATAGAGTTAAATAAAGTACTACTACACTtgtctcttcttcccctcttggAACTCACCTCTGCCCCGGGACTTGGCCCCAGGTTTGACTATCCAGATGTTGTGGATGCCGTCTGTGTCTAGCTGTGGATTGACATCACGAAGCTTCCGCAACATAGCCTGACAGCTGTTCAAATAGTGAAaagtctcctctatctctacaccatcactgagagagagagggagagagtgaaaagtGCCACTGAGATACACTGACAAAGAGATGCGTGTACTGACATGACAGAGACACATAATGATCATACTatatggagtactcactggacaACCATGTAGTAATTGTGGATGAACTCCAGCCACTCTTGTTCTGTTAGGGATGGTGGTGTTTCCAAGGCAATGTCTATGTCATTGTGTTCCAAGCTGTCCAGGAAGTCCTGGCAAACTTTTAGTGCACTGTCAATCATTCTGGAGGCCACCAATGACATGGCTCGACGCTTGCATGCTTTTTTCTGACCTAAGGAATTGGACAAGACAATGAAGCCTGTAGCTCTGGTTGACCTAAATCGGGGGGATTGAGGGGGTATGCCTCTTTTTGTGATGAATACCTTACTTTGACATGATTGGTGAGTTGATCCAGCTGtgccacctccctctccctcacctcgcTCACCCCGAATCCTCTCCACAACACACTGTATAAGGCTGGTGCATGCTGTCCTCCTGTAGTcctctatagagagagacagagagggagaaataaagcAAGTCAGATAGAGGTTGCCACAGGAAGGTTGCCCCCCCCACACCTAAAAgtatggaaaatgaaagggaaggagaggcagTACTGTAAATCCCCCTAAGACTATAGAAGTGAGGCATTCcgatagagggggggggggggaaataggCAGATCAGAACGCGTGGTGCGGAAAGAGACCGGTGAGGATTCTGACCGATAAAGGCATGTTTCTCATCCTCTGCCCCCAGCCTATAGCAGCGTGGGAAGAAGGAGTCAAGGTCTGCAGCATCAAACCAACGCAGGTTCCTCAGGTTCACACACAACCCAACCTGAGACAGaaatgggagagatggagagaagacagACATAGCCTACATAGGTGTGGTGAGTATAAAAATGATCAAAGACTGTGAAAAGGTAGAGTTCGTTCATTTCAGGGTCTCCCATGTGAAAGCCATCAAACCTTGGTGGTGAAGGTGCCTGCTTTGGCATAGTGATTGGTCATCTGTTCCTTTCGCAATGAGCGGTTGTCCACCGTCTCTCTACGCGTCGTCCAATAGAAATATGACGTTTCGTTCCTCACCATGCGAGACTGTAAGATAGATGGGCAGGGGAAAGACATAAAAACGgtgtgccccccacacacacacacacacttccgttCTATTACCATTAGGTCATACATGTCATCTGGGTCTTCCTCTCTGTCGTCTGGGCTGTCTAAGCAGAGCATAGAGGGAGATTACAATCTAGGATTTAGGTTAATGGTCAATGATAGTTAGAATCAATTACTGCAAGATTTGCAGTGGCCTTCCTGTCTCACCATTGTCATCATCACTGTCATCAGCATCATTCCCATCATCTCCACGGCACCGGCTCCAGTGCTGGTTTGGCCGAGGCAGGCGGCGCTCTACCCAACCCCTCGCCTTCAGGGCAGCTCGAACCACAGGGTATGGACCCTGTATGGAGAACACCATACGCATCTGAGagaaaaagacacagagagagagagagagagagatataaaataGTATCTACATGACCTTAAGTATAACATATATAGAGGGTTGTCCTATTTTAGATTCTTACCTTTACAGCTTTGTCGACCAGTACTTTTGCTGTCCGCAGTCTCTCTGGGTTGATGATGGGCAGGTTGAGCAAGCTGCGCCTCACTCTTCCCTCACCTGGTGGTGctgatatacacacatacataaacacacagctCAGATACAGCGGTGGTATTAACCACTTTATAAGCTACGCATTCAAGTCAAACTGTATTCTCATCTACTGTTAGTTGATGGTACTGTTATAAGTGGTACCAAAGCCAAGTCCATGTTTAGTATGACTGGTTAGTCAGTGTTAAGTGTCTGAAGGTTTTGTGTGTAGGCTTACATGGTATTTGCTGTAGGCCATTCTCTGTGGTGAGGTTCAGGAACATTTGAGTGTGTTGTTGGCACAGGGCTTTGCTCTGCTGGTCTTTACTGGGGTCTCTCTCTCCTAGAGGTTCTGAATATGAGGAGCGAAAACACAACTACATCCATCTACATGGGGTTTGGGGTACATATAGTAATACAGTGTTCTAGCAAAGGTGAGCAATGTTCTGTATTCAGTCACACCAATACACGTTGCTGTGACAATGACATTGAACAGTTAGCAGAATCTACTAACAAGTAAGTAACATGACATACTAGACACTTTTTAAGGGAAAAACATAAGAACATCATTACATCCCCATGTAGGCCTAATGTAGATTAATATGCCATGAAGTTCACAAACCCTTGGGAGTGTAATTGAAGCCTATACCTTGACTTCTTCAGCCCAGCATCGAAAGAGCAAACACACTGCATTTTAACGCCTGGCCTCTGTATTCAAACATTTGATAATCTAACATTTTAGAGTGGGACCTCATGACTTATTCAACACTCttcatacatacactaccgttcaaaagtttggggtcacttaaaaatgtccttgtttttgaaagaaaagcatttttttgttgtccattaaaataacgtcaaattgatcagaaatacagtgtagacattgctaatgttgtaaatgactattgtagctgtaaaCCGCTttctggaatatctacataggcgtacagaggcccattatcagcgaccatcactcctgtgttccaatggcatgttgtgttagctaatccaagtttatcattttaaaaggctaattgatcattagaaaacacttttgcaattatgttagcacagctgaaaactgtttttcTGGTTAAATaagcaattaaactggccttctttagactagttgagtatctggagcatcaacatttgtgggttcaattacagatggttgctgataatgggcctctgtacgcatatgtagatattccttttttaaatttttattattattatttttttaaaatcagccgtttccagctacaatggtcATATACAACattacaatgtctacactgtacttctgatcaatgttatgttattttaaatggacaaatttgtttttctttaaaaaaacaaggacatttctaagtgaccccaaacttttaaacggtagtgtatatacattcGTTCGTTGTCTTTGGCTGACAGATGATTACAGCTGGCTTCCCTCACCACTGTCAATGCACGGTGTTGGGCTTCCATCAG
Protein-coding sequences here:
- the LOC115143346 gene encoding tubulin monoglycylase TTLL3-like isoform X3 codes for the protein MFLNLTTENGLQQIPSPPGEGRVRRSLLNLPIINPERLRTAKVLVDKAVKMRMVFSIQGPYPVVRAALKARGWVERRLPRPNQHWSRCRGDDGNDADDSDDDNDSPDDREEDPDDMYDLMVIERKCVCVCGGHTVFMSFPCPSILQSRMVRNETSYFYWTTRRETVDNRSLRKEQMTNHYAKAGTFTTKVGLCVNLRNLRWFDAADLDSFFPRCYRLGAEDEKHAFIEDYRRTACTSLIQCVVERIRGERGEGEGGGTAGSTHQSCQSQKKACKRRAMSLVASRMIDSALKVCQDFLDSLEHNDIDIALETPPSLTEQEWLEFIHNYYMVVHDGVEIEETFHYLNSCQAMLRKLRDVNPQLDTDGIHNIWIVKPGAKSRGRGIMCAKRLDDILRLVDSDPALIKDSKWVVQKYLERPLLVHGTKFDLRQWFLVTDWNPLTVWFYKKCYLRFSTQPYSVETLDSSIHLCNNSIQKHFQPSQQRHPEVPEDNMWSCDQFRAFLSGQGRAAQWWSVVVPGMKKAVVHALQTAQDLVESRRGSFELYGADFMLGRDMRPWLIEINASPTMAPSTAVTTRLCAAVQEDTLRVVLDRRLDRGAHTGGFQLIYKQAAVEVPQYVGVNLLVEGSQIRRPRPPPQKASKPSKGRTNQPAPRRPPQSQEYEAVAEKPKPAPSKKGLKSEVRHLTFSGFRVQTPLSTERPLAGEPWRLQRLGLVDSLQLPPRAQSRSMDCWRRPPVIVPWSGRARPFATPDIYKGPVLPLEVISLQDPDREPSALLVPTPLVQHAEFRFQKFFKQQNLHRRVIRTTCVGRGTHKSS
- the LOC115143346 gene encoding tubulin monoglycylase TTLL3-like isoform X1 encodes the protein MEAPKPPKCVQPGQSEEGDRGADGSPTPCIDSEPLGERDPSKDQQSKALCQQHTQMFLNLTTENGLQQIPSPPGEGRVRRSLLNLPIINPERLRTAKVLVDKAVKMRMVFSIQGPYPVVRAALKARGWVERRLPRPNQHWSRCRGDDGNDADDSDDDNDSPDDREEDPDDMYDLMVIERKCVCVCGGHTVFMSFPCPSILQSRMVRNETSYFYWTTRRETVDNRSLRKEQMTNHYAKAGTFTTKVGLCVNLRNLRWFDAADLDSFFPRCYRLGAEDEKHAFIEDYRRTACTSLIQCVVERIRGERGEGEGGGTAGSTHQSCQSQKKACKRRAMSLVASRMIDSALKVCQDFLDSLEHNDIDIALETPPSLTEQEWLEFIHNYYMVVHDGVEIEETFHYLNSCQAMLRKLRDVNPQLDTDGIHNIWIVKPGAKSRGRGIMCAKRLDDILRLVDSDPALIKDSKWVVQKYLERPLLVHGTKFDLRQWFLVTDWNPLTVWFYKKCYLRFSTQPYSVETLDSSIHLCNNSIQKHFQPSQQRHPEVPEDNMWSCDQFRAFLSGQGRAAQWWSVVVPGMKKAVVHALQTAQDLVESRRGSFELYGADFMLGRDMRPWLIEINASPTMAPSTAVTTRLCAAVQEDTLRVVLDRRLDRGAHTGGFQLIYKQAAVEVPQYVGVNLLVEGSQIRRPRPPPQKASKPSKGRTNQPAPRRPPQSQEYEAVAEKPKPAPSKKGLKSEVRHLTFSGFRVQTPLSTERPLAGEPWRLQRLGLVDSLQLPPRAQSRSMDCWRRPPVIVPWSGRARPFATPDIYKGPVLPLEVISLQDPDREPSALLVPTPLVQHAEFRFQKFFKQQNLHRRVIRTTCVGRGTHKSS
- the LOC115143346 gene encoding tubulin monoglycylase TTLL3-like isoform X2, which encodes MEAPKPPKCVQPGQSEEGDRGADGSPTPCIDSEPLGERDPSKDQQSKALCQQHTQMFLNLTTENGLQQIPSPPGEGRVRRSLLNLPIINPERLRTAKVLVDKAVKMRMVFSIQGPYPVVRAALKARGWVERRLPRPNQHWSRCRGDDGNDADDSDDDNDSPDDREEDPDDMYDLMSRMVRNETSYFYWTTRRETVDNRSLRKEQMTNHYAKAGTFTTKVGLCVNLRNLRWFDAADLDSFFPRCYRLGAEDEKHAFIEDYRRTACTSLIQCVVERIRGERGEGEGGGTAGSTHQSCQSQKKACKRRAMSLVASRMIDSALKVCQDFLDSLEHNDIDIALETPPSLTEQEWLEFIHNYYMVVHDGVEIEETFHYLNSCQAMLRKLRDVNPQLDTDGIHNIWIVKPGAKSRGRGIMCAKRLDDILRLVDSDPALIKDSKWVVQKYLERPLLVHGTKFDLRQWFLVTDWNPLTVWFYKKCYLRFSTQPYSVETLDSSIHLCNNSIQKHFQPSQQRHPEVPEDNMWSCDQFRAFLSGQGRAAQWWSVVVPGMKKAVVHALQTAQDLVESRRGSFELYGADFMLGRDMRPWLIEINASPTMAPSTAVTTRLCAAVQEDTLRVVLDRRLDRGAHTGGFQLIYKQAAVEVPQYVGVNLLVEGSQIRRPRPPPQKASKPSKGRTNQPAPRRPPQSQEYEAVAEKPKPAPSKKGLKSEVRHLTFSGFRVQTPLSTERPLAGEPWRLQRLGLVDSLQLPPRAQSRSMDCWRRPPVIVPWSGRARPFATPDIYKGPVLPLEVISLQDPDREPSALLVPTPLVQHAEFRFQKFFKQQNLHRRVIRTTCVGRGTHKSS
- the LOC115143346 gene encoding tubulin monoglycylase TTLL3-like isoform X4, which codes for MMGMMLMTVMMTMSRMVRNETSYFYWTTRRETVDNRSLRKEQMTNHYAKAGTFTTKVGLCVNLRNLRWFDAADLDSFFPRCYRLGAEDEKHAFIEDYRRTACTSLIQCVVERIRGERGEGEGGGTAGSTHQSCQSQKKACKRRAMSLVASRMIDSALKVCQDFLDSLEHNDIDIALETPPSLTEQEWLEFIHNYYMVVHDGVEIEETFHYLNSCQAMLRKLRDVNPQLDTDGIHNIWIVKPGAKSRGRGIMCAKRLDDILRLVDSDPALIKDSKWVVQKYLERPLLVHGTKFDLRQWFLVTDWNPLTVWFYKKCYLRFSTQPYSVETLDSSIHLCNNSIQKHFQPSQQRHPEVPEDNMWSCDQFRAFLSGQGRAAQWWSVVVPGMKKAVVHALQTAQDLVESRRGSFELYGADFMLGRDMRPWLIEINASPTMAPSTAVTTRLCAAVQEDTLRVVLDRRLDRGAHTGGFQLIYKQAAVEVPQYVGVNLLVEGSQIRRPRPPPQKASKPSKGRTNQPAPRRPPQSQEYEAVAEKPKPAPSKKGLKSEVRHLTFSGFRVQTPLSTERPLAGEPWRLQRLGLVDSLQLPPRAQSRSMDCWRRPPVIVPWSGRARPFATPDIYKGPVLPLEVISLQDPDREPSALLVPTPLVQHAEFRFQKFFKQQNLHRRVIRTTCVGRGTHKSS